From the genome of Vicia villosa cultivar HV-30 ecotype Madison, WI linkage group LG2, Vvil1.0, whole genome shotgun sequence, one region includes:
- the LOC131653270 gene encoding putative pentatricopeptide repeat-containing protein At1g12700, mitochondrial, translated as MSFRYNAAVSLFILSNPKFIRSFVSTRLYSQIFHEQEKDNLVTSFNHLLLRHNPTPSIIEFGKILGSLVKAKHYSNAVSLHRQLELKTGIQSSLVTLSILINCFSQLGHISLSFSVFANILKKGYHPNAITLTTLIKGLCLKGHLHQALQFHDYLVAHGYHLNQVSYGTLINGLCKAGQARAALRLLRRVDGKMIQPNVVMYTTIIDSMCKDKLVHDACDLYSEMVAKRISPTVVTYNALISGFCILGKLKVAIDLLHKMIWENLNPNVYTFNTLVDAFCKEGKVKEVKNVLAVMMKNGVKPDVVTYGSLMDGYCLVNEVNRANIIFKTMTQRGITPDVFSYSILIKGFCKIKMVDKAISLFKEMHCRNIIPNTITYSSLIDGLCKLGRISYALELVDEMCDRGQLPDIITYTSILGALCKNHQVDKAIALLRKFKDTGIQPDTYMYNILIDGLCKVGRLEDAQEVFEDLLAKGYKLDVYTYTIMIQGFCNKGLFDEALTMLSKMKDRSCIPNAITYEIIIRSLFDKDENDTAENLLREMIARGLL; from the coding sequence ATGTCATTCAGATACAATGCTGCTGTCTCTCTTTTCATACTTTCTAACCCTAAATTCATTCGTTCCTTCGTCTCAACAAGGCTATATTCTCAAATATTCCATGAGCAAGAGAAGGACAATCTCGTTACTTCATTCAATCACTTGCTGCTCCGTCACAATCCTACCCCTTCTATCATTGAATTTGGCAAGATCTTAGGTTCACTTGTCAAGGCCAAACATTACTCCAACGCTGTTTCTCTTCATCGACAATTGGAATTGAAGACTGGAATTCAATCAAGCTTAGTCACTTTGAGCATTTTGATCAATTGCTTTTCTCAATTGGGTCATATCTCTCTTTCCTTTTCTGTTTTTGCAAACATTCTCAAAAAGGGTTACCACCCAAATGCCATAACTCTCACTACACTCATCAAGGGTCTCTGTCTCAAAGGCCACCTCCATCAAGCATTGCAATTTCATGACTACTTGGTAGCACATGGATATCATTTGAACCAAGTTAGTTATGGAACCTTGATAAATGGTTTATGCAAGGCAGGACAAGCAAGAGCTGCTCTACGGTTGCTGAGACGAGTGGATGGAAAGATGATCCAGCCTAATGTGGTAATGTACACTACAATTATTGACAGCATGTGCAAAGATAAACTTGTTCACGATGCATGTGATTTATATTCTGAAATGGTTGCTAAGAGAATTTCTCCTACTGTTGTCACTTACAATGCTTTAATTAGTGGATTTTGTATTCTTGGTAAATTGAAAGTAGCAATTGATTTGTTACATAAAATGATATGGGAAAACTTAAACCCCAATGTCTATACCTTTAATACATTGGTTGATGCATTTTGTAAGGAAGGAAAAGTGAAAGAAGTTAAAAATGTGCTAGCCGTGATGATGAAAAATGGTGTAAAACCTGATGTTGTTACGTATGGATCATTAATGGATGGATATTGTTTAGTAAATGAAGTGAACAGGGCTAATATTATATTTAAGACTATGACCCAAAGGGGAATTACTCCTGATGTTTTTAGCTACAGTATCTTGATCAAAGGATTTTGTAAGATTAAAATGGTAGACAAAGCTATAAGTCTCTTCAAAGAAATGCATTGTAGAAATATCATTCCTAATACAATAACTTATAGTTCCCTTATTGATGGCTTGTGCAAATTGGGGAGAATCTCGTATGCTTTGGAGCTTGTCGATGAGATGTGTGATAGAGGTCAACTACCTGATATAATTACGTACACTTCTATATTGGGTGCTTTATGCAAAAACCATCAAGTTGATAAGGCAATTGCATTGTTAAGAAAATTTAAAGATACGGGTATTCAACCAGACACATACATGTATAATATTCTTATCGATGGATTGTGTAAAGTTGGAAGACTAGAAGATGCACAAGAGGTTTTTGAAGATCTTTTGGCCAAAGGCTACAAACTTGATGTCTATACATATACCATTATGATCCAAGGATTTTGTAACAAAGGCTTGTTTGATGAAGCATTGACCATGCTATCAAAAATGAAAGACAGGAGTTGCATTCCAAACGCCATAACTTACGAAATAATTATCCGTTCCCTTTTTGATAAAGACGAAAATGATACAGCGGAGAATCTTCTTCGTGAAATGATTGCAAGAGGTCTATTGTAA
- the LOC131653274 gene encoding pentatricopeptide repeat-containing protein At1g62670, mitochondrial-like, whose amino-acid sequence MHLIAKRISPDVFTYNSLIYGFCIVGQLKDAIGLFNQMILENINPDVYNFNTLVDAFCKEGKVKEAKAVVTLMMKKGVKLDVVTYNSLLDGYCLVKQVNKANDIFNAMTQSGVTRDTQSYNIMINGFCKNKMVDEAIKLFKEMHCETIIPNTITYNALIDGLGKSGRISPALELVDEMCDRGQPPDIVTYNSLLDALCKNHLVDKAIALLTKFKDQCIQPGVHTYTILIKGLCQSGRLEDAQKVFEDLLVKGYNLDVYTYTVMIQGFCDKGLFDEALSLLSKMKDSGCIPNAKTYEKIILSLFKKDKNEKAEKLLREMIVRGLFK is encoded by the coding sequence ATGCATTTAATTGCTAAGAGAATCTCTCCGGATGtttttacttataattcattaatCTATGGCTTTTGCATTGTGGGTCAACTGAAAGATGCAATTGGTTTGTTCAATCAAATGATATTGGAAAACATAAACCCTGATGTGTATAACTTTAATACATTGGTTGATGCATTTTGTAAGGAAGGAAAAGTCAAAGAAGCTAAAGCAGTGGTCACTCTGATGATGAAAAAAGGCGTCAAACTTGACGTTGTTACTTATAACTCTTTATTGGATGGATATTGTCTGGTTAAACAAGTGAACAAGGCCAATGATATATTCAACGCTATGACCCAGAGTGGAGTGACTCGTGATACTCAAAGCTACAATATCATGATTAATGGGTTTTGTAAGAATAAAATGGTAGATGAAGCTATTAAACTCTTCAAAGAAATGCATTGCGAAACAATCATCCCAAATACAATAACTTACAATGCCCTCATTGATGGCTTGGGCAAATCAGGTAGAATCTCACCTGCTTTGGAGCTTGTTGATGAGATGTGTGATAGAGGTCAACCACCTGATATAGTTACTTACAATTCTTTATTGGATGCTTTATGCAAAAACCATCTAGTCGATAAGGCAATTGCATTGTTAACAAAATTTAAAGACCAATGTATTCAACCGGGTGTGCACACATACACTATTCTTATCAAGGGACTGTGCCAAAGTGGAAGACTAGAGGATGCGCAAAAAGTTTTTGAAGATCTTTTGGTCAAAGGCTACAACCTAGATGTCTATACATATACTGTTATGATCCAAGGGTTTTGTGACAAGGGCTTGTTTGATGAAGCGTTGTCCTTGCTGTCAAAAATGAAAGACAGTGGCTGCATTCCAAATGCTAAAACTTACGAAAAAattattctttctctttttaaaaaagataaaaatgaaaaggCAGAGAAACTTCTTCGTGAAATGATTGTTAGAGGTTTGTTTAAATAA